Proteins encoded together in one Macadamia integrifolia cultivar HAES 741 chromosome 8, SCU_Mint_v3, whole genome shotgun sequence window:
- the LOC122086157 gene encoding protein SODIUM POTASSIUM ROOT DEFECTIVE 1-like — protein sequence MKGIDIFCASQASTAICVNMEKSSVVLPGGRAIDRHNYHITDARRSTRGLLNPSSSSSCSSLSQSQPPTNSKAYPENKNQKKTDKKRSAAKAIKLISPPGSSRYLLGDTSFFDVYSDFAPIPAWVPTKPSRPLSLNPDDSPALKPSSSNSSTTSSSSALKPPSSSALSLPSPASKPSSSSQFRQQVVVLRVSLHCKGCAGKVRKHISRMEGVTSFTIDFATKKVTVIGDVTPLDVLASVSRVKNAQFWPSTSPPPPLPSVGSSS from the exons ATGAAAGGAATCGATATCTTTTGTGCCTCCCAAGCCTCAACGGCCATATGTGTGAACATGGAGAAAAGCTCTGTGGTTCTACCAGGTGGCCGGGCCATTGATCGCCACAATTACCATATTACAGACGCAAGAAGAAGCACCAGAGGTCTTCTTAATCCATCATCCTCATCTTCGTGTTCATCTCTTTCTCAATCTCAGCCACCAACAAATTCCAAAGCTTACCCTGAAAATAAAAACCAGAAGAAGACTGATAAGAAGCGGTCTGCGGCTAAAGCTATCAAACTCATCAGCCCACCTGGTTCCTCCAGATATCTCTTGGGCGACACCTCTTTCTTCGATGTCTATTCGGATTTTGCTCCAATCCCCGCTTGGGTTCCTACTAAACCTTCAAGGCCTCTTTCTCTCAACCCTGATGATTCCCCTGCTTTGAAACCTTCTTCGTCTAATTCCTCGACTACCTCTTCCTCTTCAGCATTAAAGCCTCCTTCTTCCTCAGCGCTCTCACTGCCATCTCCTGCCTCGaaaccttcttcttcaagtcaGTTCCGTCAACAG GTTGTGGTTTTGAGGGTGTCGTTACACTGCAAGGGCTGTGCAGGGAAAGTGAGGAAACATATCTCTAGAATGGAAG GGGTGACATCTTTTACCATAGACTTTGCAACGAAGAAGGTGACAGTGATCGGAGACGTAACACCATTGGATGTCCTCGCGAGTGTCTCAAGGGTTAAGAACGCACAATTCTGGCCATCTACATCTCCTCCGCCGCCGTTACCGTCGGTTGGCTCGAGTTCCTGA
- the LOC122085657 gene encoding dirigent protein 10-like has translation MEFHKSISTSHRAIAHLFLLALALTCTTTATGARIPDQVLPPTSAVIPTPVASAFSPVQPSVTQVAPLAAVPAATVSVIPPNAAAAPGAPASATVAGSGPNQPMSFFMHDIVGGTNPSARAVTGIVTNPAVNGDLPFARPNGAVLPVNNGVPQNNGNNGIVNNNNIPFLTGLGGNTAQVFQNNGGNNVINGGGSKFPVANGGKLPTGNALQDLTFGTMTVIDDEVTDGEQLGSGSLGKAQGFYVVSSEDGTSQTMAFTVMFESGGYADSLSFFGVHRTAVTESQLAIMGGTGKYVKAKGYAAVKTLPSVDQNSTDGVETLLQLTVYVTY, from the coding sequence ATGGAGTTCCACAAGTCCATTTCCACCTCGCACAGGGCCATAGCCCATCTATTCTTGCTAGCCCTTGCCCTCACATGTACCACTACGGCTACCGGTGCTCGGATTCCAGACCAGGTCCTGCCACCCACCTCCGCAGTCATACCTACTCCTGTGGCGTCGGCGTTCAGTCCAGTCCAACCTTCCGTCACACAAGTAGCACCACTTGCTGCTGTACCTGCTGCCACTGTCTCAGTCATACCACCCAACGCCGCTGCTGCCCCCGGAGCACCCGCAAGTGCAACCGTGGCTGGTTCAGGCCCAAACCAACCTATGTCCTTCTTCATGCATGACATAGTAGGTGGGACAAACCCCTCTGCCAGAGCAGTCACCGGAATCGTCACCAACCCAGCCGTCAACGGTGACCTCCCTTTCGCCAGGCCCAACGGTGCAGTCCTTCCCGTTAACAACGGCGTTCCCCAAAATAACGGTAACAATGGCATcgtcaacaacaacaacattccATTCCTGACCGGCCTAGGTGGTAACACCGCCCAAGTATTTCAGAACAACGGCGGCAACAACGTGATCAACGGTGGTGGATCTAAGTTCCCGGTAGCCAACGGTGGTAAGCTTCCTACGGGGAATGCGCTTCAGGACCTTACGTTTGGAACGATGACGGTGATCGATGATGAGGTCACAGACGGAGAACAGCTAGGGTCGGGTTCATTAGGGAAGGCACAGGGGTTCTATGTAGTAAGCTCGGAGGATGGTACCAGCCAGACCATGGCGTTCACTGTGATGTTTGAGAGCGGTGGTTATGCTGATAGCTTGAGTTTTTTTGGGGTGCATAGAACCGCCGTGACGGAGTCACAACTGGCTATCATGGGTGGGACGGGAAAGTATGTGAAAGCCAAGGGATATGCCGCCGTCAAGACCCTTCCTTCCGTTGATCAGAATTCCACCGACGGAGTTGAGACTCTGCTTCAGCTTACGGTTTACGTGACTTACTAA
- the LOC122086502 gene encoding pentatricopeptide repeat-containing protein At1g07740, mitochondrial, producing the protein MISLRTRTVDQIRSVTYHTFRPNRHENKSRHGLPRKASPKPRRPIPFVSDLKEVEDAHDALTLFHEYQQMGFKHDYPSYSALIYKLARRHDFKAVETLLDYIRDYNIRCHETLFIALFQHYGKSNLSERAINLFHRIPSFNCARSLQSFNFLLNVLVDNGRFDDAKEIFNRSSKMGFRRNSVSFNIIIKAYLEKGEWEQACQLFEDMLERGVQPTVVTYNSLIGFLCKTGDTEKAKGLLEDMTRKGKHPNAVTYALVMEGLCSVGKYDAARKVMFDMEYRGCKPRLVNFGVLMTDLGKRGKIEEAKALLIEMKKRRFKPDVVTYNILINYLCREGNTAEAYKTMVEMQIGGCEPNSATYRMMIDGFCKVGEFDRALRVLNAMFTDRHCPRLETFCCLVIGLCEGGSLSDASFVLEEMEKRKMRFPSNAWVTLVRSSCGADGGDTELLEELLLTAA; encoded by the coding sequence ATGATCTCATTGAGAACAAGAACTGTCGATCAGATCAGATCAGTCACATACCACACTTTTCGTCCAAACAGACACGAAAACAAAAGTCGCCATGGATTGCCTCGCAAAGCCTCTCCAAAACCTCGCAGGCCTATTCCTTTTGTCAGCGATCTCAAGGAAGTCGAAGATGCACATGATGCGCTAACCCTCTTCCATGAATACCAGCAAATGGGATTCAAACACGATTATCCCTCCTACTCTGCTCTCATCTACAAACTTGCTCGTCGTCACGATTTCAAAGCAGTGGAGACTCTCCTTGATTACATCAGAGACTACAATATACGGTGCCACGAGACCCTCTTCATCGCTCTATTCCAACATTACGGAAAATCCAATTTATCTGAGAGGGCCATCAACCTCTTCCACAGAATCCCTTCTTTCAATTGCGCTCGTTCATTACAGTCCTTCAATTTCCTCCTCAATGTCCTGGTCGACAATGGTCGGTTTGATGATGCAAAAGAGATCTTTAACCGCTCATCCAAGATGGGTTTTCGGCGGAATTCTGTTTCCTTCAACATTATCATCAAAGCATACCTTGAGAAAGGCGAGTGGGAACAAGCGTGCCAACTGTTTGAAGATATGCTCGAGAGGGGAGTCCAACCTACTGTAGTGACTTATAATAGCCTAATTGGGTTTCTGTGTAAAACTGGTGATACGGAGAAGGCCAAGGGTTTGCTCGAAGACATGACCCGGAAAGGGAAACACCCAAATGCGGTCACCTACGCTTTGGTGATGGAGGGTTTGTGCTCTGTGGGGAAATATGACGCCGCACGAAAGGTGATGTTTGATATGGAGTACAGAGGGTGCAAACCACGCCTTGTGAATTTTGGGGTATTGATGACTGACCTTGGAAAGAGAGGGAAGATTGAGGAAGCAAAAGCCTTACTCATTGAGATGAAGAAGAGGCGGTTTAAGCCAGATGTGGTAACATACAACATCTTAATAAATTACTTGTGTAGGGAAGGAAACACAGCGGAGGCTTACAAAACCATGGTTGAAATGCAGATCGGAGGTTGCGAACCTAATTCTGCCACGTATAGGATGATGATTGATGGGTTTTGCAAGGTTGGAGAATTCGACAGAGCTTTGAGAGTTTTGAATGCGATGTTCACTGATAGGCACTGCCCGCGCTTAGAGACATTTTGTTGTTTGGTTATTGGTCTCTGTGAGGGTGGAAGCTTGAGTGATGCTTCCTTTGTtttggaggagatggagaagaggaagatgaggtTCCCTTCAAATGCTTGGGTAACTTTAGTTAGGAGTTCTTGTGGTGCAGATGGGGGTGACACTGAGCTCCTAGAGGAGCTCCTCCTTACAGCTGCATAG